The Ziziphus jujuba cultivar Dongzao chromosome 3, ASM3175591v1 region AGGAAGCGAGCTCGGTGCCGGAGAAACTGCGCACGCCGATCCAGCATACACGTCGGTTTTCCCGGCCACAACCGGCGGAGACTTCAGATCCACGATCCGAGTCTGTTTCGGAACCATTTCGGGATCGGGACCCAACCTTTCGGTCCCACAAACAACCAAACCACCATCACTTTCTTTCTTCAAACCTTCGCTGCTCTTGATCTTCGAATCCAGCGACTCGCCTCTCCTCAAAATCGTGACTTTTTCCATCGTCTTCATCGCTGATAGATCACCGGAGCTCGTTCTCTTCGAGACCGAAGGCTCAGACCCATACCTATGTTGCAGCTTTCTCTCATCCCTCTTCTCCGACCGCAACACCACCTGGTGGTGGTGTTGTTTCCGATTAGGTCTAGGGTTAGAGTAGTGGAAATTGGGGTTGGGGTTAGGGTTAGGATTGGGATTTCCATAGTAACTCTTCCGACGATAAAACGACGCCGGAGGTACTCGAATCCTTTCGATTAAACAGTCCTGAGGCCGCAAAATCTCCGTCcccataattttaaaaatatatatatatatttccacgGAATTTacaaaaatgagaaagaagaagaaaatgaaaaagagaaaataatatttatatataaaaattcaacCAAGAAAAACccagaatttgaaaattattttcctccttttttttctgattttttaacttcttcttcttcttcctcacaTGGGGAAGaagaaatttggatttttttttctctttgtttttgttttttggggttctttttttctttttttttttctttttttgggtttttgttttctgCCCTGCTGGGATGGCCTTTGTGAGACCTGGTCTGTCTTTGTTATCGGAAATGTGGAGCTTCATATATAGGCGGACAGATAGAAGAAGAAAGcggtgagaaagagagagagagagagagacagagacagagagagagagagagcacgAGAAATTTGTGGGACCCACGTCAGGATGGTTCGCACCGACCTTCGTTGATGACGTGTTAGAGAGAGAGGCCGCcttgtttgatttttcttttctttttcttttattatatt contains the following coding sequences:
- the LOC107423359 gene encoding uncharacterized protein LOC107423359, with protein sequence MGTEILRPQDCLIERIRVPPASFYRRKSYYGNPNPNPNPNPNFHYSNPRPNRKQHHHQVVLRSEKRDERKLQHRYGSEPSVSKRTSSGDLSAMKTMEKVTILRRGESLDSKIKSSEGLKKESDGGLVVCGTERLGPDPEMVPKQTRIVDLKSPPVVAGKTDVYAGSACAVSPAPSSLPLPSFSKKKQVFAIVDDSATRDLRRLLRLD